A genomic window from Cutibacterium acnes includes:
- a CDS encoding membrane protein — protein MTRTGRATARRFAPSADGRLVAQTWLGSRAILLVVAVVVMTGYHRTFSQVTGNWDVQHYMSIARNGYADPLEMAFFPGLPALLKGGSFLGIPMEVTGVLLGLIGSALAAWALFRIGGMLPACLWLIAPATVFTMVGYTEAPFCAAAFWAWERARAGRWWAAALLAGLACTFRVSGLFLIGALAVLAVLGDRDEGRPTSQAARRRRLIDVVNRLSTLLVPTAVLVAFVVWLHRLTGSWTAWSQAQTNGWRRGFTTPAETLRHTLPATHADTWRSLYGAGASGVAVVFRLELVSVALGVLVFVYCLVRRRWASASWVGIQVVAFSIGYWYMSVNRATLLWFPLFVALAEVTRGPSKPPGLVLLWRGIMGIVIAIDLAVMVWWGWRFFTGGWAS, from the coding sequence ATGACGCGTACCGGACGCGCGACGGCTAGGCGATTCGCTCCCTCGGCTGACGGACGCCTGGTGGCCCAGACCTGGTTGGGGAGCCGTGCGATCTTGCTAGTCGTCGCTGTGGTTGTCATGACCGGGTACCACCGCACCTTTTCTCAGGTGACGGGGAATTGGGACGTGCAGCACTACATGTCGATCGCGCGCAATGGGTACGCCGATCCTCTCGAGATGGCGTTCTTTCCCGGACTTCCGGCATTGCTGAAAGGTGGCAGCTTCCTTGGTATTCCTATGGAAGTTACCGGGGTACTCCTCGGTCTGATCGGTTCGGCCTTAGCCGCATGGGCTCTCTTCCGGATTGGTGGGATGCTTCCCGCCTGTCTGTGGCTTATTGCCCCGGCAACCGTGTTTACCATGGTCGGATACACCGAGGCACCTTTCTGCGCTGCTGCCTTCTGGGCTTGGGAGCGTGCTCGTGCTGGGCGCTGGTGGGCGGCAGCTCTCCTCGCTGGTCTGGCATGCACGTTCCGAGTTTCTGGCCTCTTCCTGATAGGGGCGCTGGCAGTCTTGGCAGTCCTTGGCGATAGGGATGAGGGCCGTCCGACGAGCCAGGCTGCCCGACGTCGCCGCCTCATAGATGTCGTCAATCGATTATCCACTCTGCTGGTGCCCACTGCGGTGCTGGTGGCTTTCGTGGTGTGGCTACATCGGCTGACAGGGTCGTGGACTGCGTGGTCCCAGGCCCAGACGAATGGGTGGAGACGCGGTTTTACGACCCCGGCGGAGACCTTGCGGCATACTTTGCCCGCCACCCACGCCGACACCTGGCGGTCCCTCTACGGCGCTGGAGCTAGCGGTGTGGCCGTCGTATTTCGGCTTGAATTGGTTTCGGTGGCGCTGGGTGTCCTGGTGTTTGTCTACTGCCTTGTCCGACGACGTTGGGCTTCGGCGTCCTGGGTGGGCATCCAGGTGGTGGCCTTTTCGATCGGTTACTGGTACATGAGTGTCAACCGTGCCACCTTGTTATGGTTCCCGCTCTTTGTCGCCCTTGCTGAGGTAACTCGTGGCCCGTCTAAACCGCCCGGTCTGGTGCTGCTGTGGCGGGGGATCATGGGCATCGTTATCGCCATTGATCTTGCTGTCATGGTGTGGTGGGGTTGGCGATTTTTTACCGGGGGGTGGGCTAGTTGA
- a CDS encoding O-antigen ligase family protein codes for MRRTAFIGPGRYQQAIGSLTSWGLVALVVVEAFADFRHGLTSPPWIVSSYLIVDVLIILACGPALWLRRHDLGRTGRWMLGGALGFMVWAIVSASFCPLPNLGPGPVARLLLVMAPVTAVATLLAGLSVAAGLTIRSSGRMVIERLWWPAAAMTCVSYLQWPRAMKVHGSTRLATGMGGSAVLHVALLLACGVLVAAAVAGCRRVASGILATGALVAVILTGSRAGLACATLFVLGCAIGLVVWRRSRVVRRAGHRRMVWGALVALAVVVIGMVIVVPGLRRMLNPSDPMRSRTLRTGIQVWSSDLNHVFFGLGSGRLWPWYLYDCHARQEPWRELMTTQWGPTLSSAHSTVLAVLVELGLLGFVLLLPVLLGPVVELVRRLFDGTGSPAEVVLRWAVVATLPAFLVDTYLVKNFGVSMWWWVVTLSSVAWTDQRPPSTSRQNSG; via the coding sequence TTGAGACGTACGGCCTTCATCGGGCCGGGACGCTACCAGCAGGCCATCGGTTCGCTGACCTCTTGGGGGTTAGTGGCACTCGTGGTCGTCGAAGCCTTCGCTGATTTTCGGCATGGACTCACCTCGCCGCCGTGGATCGTCAGTAGCTATCTCATTGTTGATGTGCTGATCATCCTGGCTTGTGGACCTGCGTTGTGGCTGCGTCGTCATGACCTTGGACGGACCGGACGGTGGATGCTCGGCGGAGCCTTGGGTTTCATGGTGTGGGCTATCGTCTCGGCATCCTTCTGCCCGCTGCCTAATCTCGGACCAGGGCCGGTGGCCAGGCTCTTGTTAGTGATGGCTCCCGTCACTGCGGTTGCGACTCTGCTCGCCGGCCTGTCCGTGGCCGCGGGGCTGACGATCAGGTCCTCTGGACGGATGGTGATCGAACGATTGTGGTGGCCTGCTGCGGCCATGACGTGCGTGTCTTATCTCCAGTGGCCTCGCGCCATGAAGGTGCACGGATCCACCCGACTCGCGACCGGTATGGGTGGTTCTGCGGTGCTCCACGTCGCCTTATTGCTGGCTTGTGGTGTGTTGGTGGCGGCTGCGGTGGCCGGTTGCCGGCGCGTCGCCAGCGGGATACTGGCTACTGGCGCGCTTGTCGCTGTCATACTGACGGGTTCGCGAGCCGGGCTGGCCTGTGCGACCCTGTTCGTGCTCGGATGCGCGATTGGCTTGGTGGTATGGCGCCGCTCCCGGGTGGTGAGACGGGCGGGTCATAGACGAATGGTCTGGGGAGCGCTCGTAGCACTGGCTGTAGTCGTCATCGGTATGGTGATTGTGGTTCCTGGGCTTCGACGCATGCTGAACCCGTCTGATCCGATGAGGTCCCGCACGCTGCGCACCGGAATACAGGTGTGGTCGAGCGACCTTAACCATGTTTTCTTCGGGCTCGGATCGGGGCGTTTGTGGCCATGGTATTTGTACGACTGTCATGCCCGGCAGGAGCCGTGGCGCGAGTTAATGACGACGCAGTGGGGACCCACCCTCAGCAGCGCACACTCCACCGTGTTAGCGGTCCTTGTGGAGCTCGGTTTGCTGGGCTTTGTTCTGCTCCTGCCCGTTCTACTAGGCCCCGTGGTGGAGTTGGTTCGCCGTCTGTTTGACGGTACTGGCTCTCCTGCGGAGGTCGTGCTGCGCTGGGCGGTCGTCGCCACGTTGCCAGCTTTCCTCGTCGATACTTACTTGGTCAAAAACTTCGGCGTGAGTATGTGGTGGTGGGTGGTCACCCTGTCGAGCGTGGCGTGGACTGATCAGCGTCCGCCCAGCACCTCGCGACAGAATTCGGGGTAG
- a CDS encoding glycosyltransferase: MAHRESTLILLTNTYPLSRGEEFLENEIDHVGRAFDQVVIIPIQAGPADVQTRAIPSNAQVMHIARSSPRGLDRALAAVKGLVRLPPSGVDWAATRRQPRLLVSDAHFEACAQTALDSILAKLPNLRLTSESHVTIYSFWLHITARTATLLAEQLRAQGVTVDRVISRAHRYDLYPSVAPRHHIPERRLLLQSLDGICPVSEQGTRELQTTWPQYAGKIHTRYLGTSDPGPTAHCRRDPFTIVSCAHLVPVKRMIRMPAILARVRASGIDAHWTHLGDGPQMDTLREEVTVHRVTDAITLLGHVDNTQVMATQRDLKPSVFVNLSSSEGLPVSMMEVASLGIPIIATGVGGVGEIVSSDNGHLLPAEFTDAQASDALVQLARLSEDEYQQVCQASRQVWEEKFRASVVYPEFCREVLGGR, translated from the coding sequence ATGGCACATCGAGAGTCGACGTTGATCCTCCTGACGAACACCTACCCGCTGTCACGCGGGGAGGAGTTCCTTGAGAACGAGATCGACCATGTGGGGCGCGCCTTCGATCAGGTGGTGATCATCCCAATCCAGGCTGGTCCCGCCGATGTGCAGACACGAGCCATCCCGAGCAACGCTCAGGTCATGCACATTGCCCGGTCTTCACCCCGGGGCCTCGATCGCGCCCTCGCCGCCGTGAAAGGGCTAGTTCGGCTGCCACCCAGCGGAGTGGACTGGGCAGCGACACGACGACAGCCCCGCCTACTCGTCTCTGACGCTCACTTCGAGGCTTGCGCCCAAACAGCCCTCGACAGCATCCTTGCCAAACTCCCGAACCTCAGGCTGACCTCGGAATCCCATGTCACAATCTATTCCTTCTGGCTCCATATCACAGCCCGCACCGCAACCCTGCTAGCTGAGCAGTTGCGCGCCCAAGGAGTCACGGTGGATCGCGTAATCTCCCGTGCCCATCGCTACGACTTGTACCCCAGCGTTGCCCCTCGTCACCACATCCCAGAACGTCGCCTGCTATTGCAGTCTCTTGACGGGATCTGCCCGGTCTCCGAGCAGGGGACTCGGGAACTGCAAACAACGTGGCCCCAGTACGCCGGGAAGATACACACTCGTTACCTGGGCACTTCCGACCCCGGACCGACGGCCCACTGCCGACGTGACCCATTCACCATTGTCAGCTGTGCCCATCTTGTCCCAGTCAAGAGAATGATCCGGATGCCCGCGATCCTGGCCAGGGTGCGAGCTAGCGGCATCGACGCACACTGGACTCATCTGGGTGACGGCCCACAGATGGACACTCTGCGCGAGGAGGTCACCGTTCACCGCGTCACGGATGCTATCACCCTGCTCGGACACGTCGACAACACCCAGGTCATGGCGACCCAGCGCGATCTCAAACCGTCAGTATTCGTCAACCTCTCCTCCTCGGAAGGACTTCCTGTATCAATGATGGAGGTTGCCTCCCTCGGTATCCCCATTATCGCGACTGGCGTCGGCGGAGTAGGAGAAATCGTCTCGTCTGACAACGGGCATCTATTGCCTGCCGAGTTCACCGACGCCCAGGCATCTGACGCGTTAGTGCAGCTGGCACGTCTGTCTGAGGACGAGTACCAGCAGGTGTGTCAGGCCTCCCGCCAGGTATGGGAAGAAAAGTTCCGCGCCTCTGTCGTCTACCCCGAATTCTGTCGCGAGGTGCTGGGCGGACGCTGA
- a CDS encoding glycosyltransferase: MPQTGADREVRRCIYHVPYPLDPNTTFGGQKRAVAMLKALTQWGEVWVVAGDARQRRRQIQVVMNAIRAGTRFEFCYSESSTMPTTLTEPHHLPTHPLEDFAFLTRLRRHGIPVGLFYRDVYWKFPLYGEGVPKAKQLVAQAMYRYDLLAYRQCLDVLFLPSLRMGEWVDVGDRVKKVALPPGHDIDETPTATPPSPLSMFYVGGLGSLYDLRAFCEAVASVPEASLTICTRPKEWEQARKDYEPLMGNNIKVVHANGKKELEPYFAAANVAVLAMAPHEYRDFAAPLKLFEYIGNGKPIIATEGTFVGDVVTRDELGWTVQASVNEFAALLEQLTQHPERVDEACDRVMAARDQHTWAARVEELVTALAAVDQR; encoded by the coding sequence ATGCCACAGACCGGCGCTGATCGCGAGGTCCGACGCTGCATCTACCACGTCCCCTACCCACTGGACCCGAACACGACTTTCGGTGGGCAGAAGCGCGCTGTGGCGATGCTCAAAGCCTTGACGCAGTGGGGCGAAGTGTGGGTGGTTGCTGGTGACGCCCGTCAGCGGCGCCGCCAAATTCAGGTGGTCATGAACGCTATCCGTGCTGGCACCCGATTCGAGTTTTGCTATTCGGAGTCCTCGACGATGCCCACGACTCTTACCGAGCCCCATCACCTGCCCACCCACCCTTTGGAGGACTTCGCCTTCTTGACCCGCTTGCGTCGGCACGGCATTCCGGTAGGTCTGTTCTATCGGGACGTCTACTGGAAGTTCCCGCTCTACGGTGAGGGAGTCCCGAAGGCCAAACAGCTCGTGGCGCAGGCGATGTACCGCTACGACTTGCTCGCCTATCGGCAGTGCCTCGACGTCCTTTTCCTACCTTCACTGCGTATGGGGGAGTGGGTTGACGTCGGTGATCGAGTGAAAAAGGTTGCCCTGCCCCCCGGCCACGACATTGACGAGACCCCGACGGCCACCCCGCCATCGCCACTGTCGATGTTCTACGTCGGTGGACTGGGGTCCCTTTACGACCTGCGTGCCTTCTGCGAGGCAGTCGCCAGTGTCCCCGAGGCATCCCTGACGATTTGCACCCGGCCTAAGGAATGGGAACAGGCGCGCAAGGACTACGAGCCCCTTATGGGGAACAACATTAAGGTTGTCCATGCTAACGGCAAGAAGGAGTTGGAGCCCTACTTCGCGGCGGCCAATGTAGCCGTCTTGGCGATGGCTCCGCATGAGTACCGAGACTTTGCGGCTCCGCTCAAACTTTTCGAGTACATCGGCAACGGGAAGCCGATCATTGCCACCGAGGGCACCTTCGTCGGGGATGTCGTGACGCGCGACGAACTGGGGTGGACGGTGCAGGCTTCCGTGAACGAGTTCGCGGCCCTCCTGGAACAGCTCACCCAACATCCGGAGCGGGTTGATGAAGCTTGCGACCGGGTCATGGCCGCACGGGACCAGCACACCTGGGCAGCCCGGGTGGAGGAGCTGGTCACGGCCCTGGCTGCGGTGGATCAACGATGA
- a CDS encoding O-antigen ligase family protein codes for MSVAERTAARPLDRQEMASRATSGVWLGAVAAVLVMRLPMGFLLFLIVPWVILAVQTRFASSLRVTLLVAVEVCCMVASGMAVVFFHPGLLTDTGNSAFIMLAVIGVTLVVFRSAEPGRTARQVLHGLYWGAILVWLIGMGEIVTGVKLLPLLYPRANTLGAVSKNRWVVTATYPNYNDYGVVMAMLFTAVLARLWFNPRRGAIRLGRLFVLATCLVMILIGGSRGALFGCICAVMLLFVLNVRRLHTAAMGVRAFVWGGALVIVLGTGLWMSPYVQDHSTAERGTIMANALSMTLSNPAALLLGYGSLSEYQARASALYGHVLMDPHNLLLEIVLRYGAIAMILFVVCWLWILVRGFLPRRPVADWQAAFGLTVVMLFPVLGVVPSSTLRYHVTWLYLVAASSITAETVAANSASAGRPTLSPEAVTQTERSAGGPGAA; via the coding sequence ATGAGTGTCGCCGAACGAACGGCAGCACGGCCGTTAGACCGTCAGGAGATGGCGAGTCGGGCCACGTCAGGGGTGTGGCTGGGCGCGGTCGCTGCCGTGCTGGTAATGCGGCTGCCCATGGGATTCCTCCTCTTCCTGATCGTGCCGTGGGTCATCCTGGCGGTGCAGACACGGTTTGCTTCCAGCCTCAGGGTGACCCTTCTCGTTGCGGTCGAGGTGTGCTGCATGGTGGCTTCCGGGATGGCCGTGGTATTTTTCCACCCCGGACTCCTAACCGACACCGGGAACAGCGCCTTCATCATGCTCGCGGTTATAGGTGTGACCCTCGTGGTGTTCCGGTCAGCTGAGCCAGGTAGGACGGCTCGTCAGGTCCTTCACGGCCTGTACTGGGGTGCAATCCTCGTTTGGCTTATTGGCATGGGAGAGATCGTGACCGGTGTCAAGCTGCTGCCACTGCTCTACCCGCGGGCCAACACGCTGGGTGCGGTGTCAAAGAATCGATGGGTTGTTACTGCAACCTACCCCAACTACAACGATTACGGTGTCGTCATGGCGATGCTTTTCACTGCTGTGCTGGCCCGGCTGTGGTTCAACCCGCGAAGAGGTGCGATTCGTCTCGGACGGTTGTTCGTCCTGGCGACGTGTCTGGTGATGATCCTCATTGGCGGGTCGCGAGGCGCCCTCTTTGGCTGCATCTGTGCCGTCATGCTGTTGTTTGTCCTCAACGTTCGCCGTCTCCATACAGCCGCTATGGGGGTGCGTGCCTTCGTCTGGGGTGGAGCGCTTGTCATCGTGCTGGGTACCGGGCTGTGGATGAGTCCCTACGTCCAGGATCACTCCACAGCGGAACGTGGCACTATCATGGCCAACGCATTGTCGATGACGTTGTCTAACCCGGCCGCCCTGCTCCTTGGATACGGCTCACTGTCGGAGTATCAAGCCCGGGCGTCGGCTCTGTACGGACACGTTCTCATGGATCCGCACAATCTGCTATTGGAGATCGTCCTCCGCTACGGAGCGATCGCGATGATCCTTTTCGTTGTCTGTTGGTTGTGGATTCTGGTCCGTGGTTTCTTGCCGCGTCGACCCGTGGCCGACTGGCAGGCGGCCTTCGGTCTCACCGTCGTAATGCTTTTCCCTGTGCTCGGCGTCGTTCCGTCATCAACCCTGCGGTATCACGTGACCTGGCTCTACCTTGTTGCGGCTAG